One segment of Brassica napus cultivar Da-Ae chromosome C3, Da-Ae, whole genome shotgun sequence DNA contains the following:
- the LOC106374000 gene encoding uncharacterized protein LOC106374000, which produces MEVYIDDMLVKSLEAEDHISHLQKAFSILRKYNMKLNPGKCSSGVSFANPEKIRAILSISSPKNVKEVQKLAGRMAALTRFISKLSGKSHAFCGTLKNPKDFHWTEECESTLHELKAYLTTRPLLSKPLLGEVLLLYLTVLEDAVSAVLVREEGSKQLPIYYAHPIVVVTSFPIKLILHKPEVSGRLAKRAVELREYDVIFQPAPAIKSQVQTDFVAEFSPTLLPALEQEVRLRSETKEEGEWVLHVDGSNNIRGAGVAIVLTSPTGNTTSRAVRCNFKATNNESEYEALITGLTLAHQMGAENIQVFSNSQLIINQVQGEYQEKDDTMIQYTAVAQRLIKRFKSCKLTQIPREQNSQAHALTNNLGSALETNSHMSIPLLLFQWTATLEEPQSKEISTIEEGVTWMTPLIRYLENDIFPEDRKEARKIKKQATRYCISQEKLNQRSFFGPYLRCVTPREAARILVELPKGNCGSHSSGRSLVLRARRAGYYWPTMAADANRHAKHCDQW; this is translated from the exons atggaggtctacatcgacgacatgctggtcAAATCCCTAGAGGCTGAAGACCACATATCTCACCTGCAGAAAGCCTTCTCCATTCTCCGGAAGtacaacatgaagctcaacccaggAAAGTGCTCATCTGGGGTCAGTTTCG CAAACCCGGAGAAAATCAGGGCAATTCTTTCGATCTCTTCCCCAAAGAACGTCAAGGAGGTCCAAAAGCTAGCAGGAAGAATGGCAGCCTTGACCAGGTTCATCTCCAAGCTCTCCGGTAAATCTCACGCCTTCTGTGGAACCCTCAAAAACCCAAAGGATTTTCACTGGACGGAAGAGTGTGAGTCCACTCTCCATGAGCTAAAGGCATATCTCACCACTCGTCCTCTCCTATCCAAGCCACTGCTCGGTGAGGTCCTGCTGCTATATCTAACAGTCTTGGAGGACGCTGTAAGCGCCGTCCTAGTACGCGAGGAAGGAAGCAAGCAGCTACCAATCTACTAC GCTCACCCAATCGTGGTCGTCACCTCCTTCCCCATAAAATTGATCCTCCACAAGCCTGAAGTCTCTGGACGCCTAGCGAAACGGGCTGTGGAACTAAGGGAATACGATGTGATTTTTCAACCAGCCCCAGCTATAAAATCACAGGTCCAAACAGATTTTGTGGCCGAATTCTCCCCTACATTGCTCCCAGCTCTGGAGCAAGAAGTGCGCCTCCGAAGCGAAACAAAGGAAGAGGGAGAATGGGTCCTGCATGTCGATGGATCCAACAACATCAGAGGAGCCGGGGTAGCAATAGTGCTTACCTCGCCGACAGGGAACACAACCTCAAGGGCCGTGAGGTGCAACTTCAAAGCGACCAACAACGAAAGTGAGTACGAGGCCTTAATCACAGGGCTCACACTCGCCCATCAAATGGGGGCAGAAAACATCCAGGTCTTCAGCAACTCCCAACTGATAATCAACCAGGTGCAGGGGGAATACCAAGAAAAAGACGATACCATGATCCAGTACACGGCGGTCGCCCAGCGTCTCATTAAGAGATTCAAGAGTTGCAAGCTCACTCAAATCCCTAGGGAGCAGAACTCGCAAGCCCATGCCCTGACTAATAATCTAGGGTCCGCCCTTGAAACAAACAGCCACATGAGCATCCCCCTGCTTTTGTTTCAGTGGACAGCCACCTTGGAGGAACCACAATCCAAAGAAATCTCCACTATCGAGGAGGGCGTAACCTGGATGACCCCCCTAATCCGGTATTTAGAGAATGACATTTTCCCGGAAGATCGCAAGGAAGCCAGGAAAATCAAGAAGCAAGCCACAAGGTATTGTATCTCCCAGGAGAAGCTAAACCAGAGATCCTTCTTCGGCCCGTATTTGAGATGTGTCACACCTCGAGAAGCCGCAAGAATCCTTGTAGAACTACCCAAAGGAAACTGTGGATCCCACTCTAGCGGCAGGAGCCTGGTGCTCAGAGCCAGAAGGGCAGGCTACTATTGGCCCACGATGGCCGCAGACGCCAACAGGCATGCCAAACACTGTGACCAATGGTAG